The DNA region TTCATACCCCGTGAATATTGCGGTCTTGAGTCGTTTCCGGACTCCTAAAGAGCAGCGAAAAACGATCAAGGAGCTTAGACAGGGATTAGTAGATATTGTAATTGGCACTCACCGGCTTTTATCAGAGGATGTGACGTTTAAAGATTTAGGATTGTTGATAATTGATGAGGAACAGCGGTTTGGTGTTGCCCATAAAGAAAAACTTAAAAAGTTACGCCAGAATGTAGATGTCTTAACTTTATCGGCGACACCTATTCCGCGAACGCTCCATATGTCGTTGGCCGGCGTGCGGGACATGAGCGTTATAGAAACACCTCCGGAAGACCGTTACCCGGTACAAACGTATGTAGTTGAATATACCCCTCAATTAATTCAGAATGCTATTCGGCGGGAGTTGGAGAGAAAAGGCCAGGTTTATTTTGTGCATAACCGGGTGTCGGATATAGAGCAAGTGGCTGAAAATTTGCAAAAATTGGTACCGGAAGCGCGTATAGCTATAGCTCATGGGCAGATGAAAGAAGACAATTTAGAGGAGATTATGATGGAATTTATGGAGGGGAAATATGATGTTTTGGTTTGCACAACTATTATAGAAAACGGCCTGGATATAGGCAATGTAAATACTCTCATCGTAGATGAAGCTGATCGTTTTGGGCTTGCCCAGCTTTATCAGCTAAGAGGAAGGGTGGGGAGAACCAACCGCTTGGCTTTTGCCTATTTTACTTATCGCAAAGATAAAATACTAAATAGCGACGCAGAAAAGCGATTGAATGCAATTCGGGAGTTTACAGAGTTTGGAGCAGGTCTTAAGCTGGCGTTGCGGGACTTGGAAATTAGGGGGGCGGGGAATATCCTGGGGCCTGAACAGCACGGACACCTGCTGGCAGTAGGATTTGACCTTTACATGCAGCTTCTGGAGGAGGCGGTCCGGAAACTAAAAGGCGTTGAAGTAGTTGAAGAGAAGAAAACAGATCCGTCCATTGAGTTGAATGTGAATGCCTATATTCCCAATGAATATATTGAAGACACGGGGGTGAAGATGGAATTTTACCGCCGGTTGACTATGGTACAAGAACCGGTTGAGGTGGAGGAGATTGCCCAAGACCTTAAAGACCGTTACGGAAACTGGCCTCCGGTGGTTGAGAATCTTTTGACCATTACCCGGATCAAGGCTTTGGCTCGTAAAATCGGGATAGAAAAGGTGGTACAGCAAGGGAAGTCGGTGATTATAAATTTTGCGGGTGAAACTTATCTTAAAGGACCAAAGTTGATGGAGTTGGCCGGATTTTTCCCGGGTCAGCTCAGCTTTTCCAGTGCGGGTGGACTTTCTATCAGGTTGCGATTAGCCAACCTTAACCAGCAGGAAATTTTAAAGACTCTTTCCAAATTGTTATATACCCTAAATAGCTTGCACCCGGAAGAACAAGCTGATATAATTAACTAAAATTAACTAATTTTAGGATAGGAAGGTTGGGAGAGAGTGCACAGAAGAATACTTTTGATTGGCGCTTTAATAATGGTTGTTATCTTCGCGGTTAGCGGATGCGGCAAAAGCAATGTTGTTGCTACTGTTAACGGGGAACAGATCACCCGGGATGAGCTGGACGAACGGGTAGAAAAGCTCAAGGGCATGTCTGGACATCAGGGGGCCAGTTTAGAAGGTGAAGCGGGCGAAAAATTTATAGCAGCATTAGAAAAGCAGGCGCTGGACCAACTGATTCAGGAGTTATTGATTTTTCAAGAAGCCAAAAAGCAGGGGATAAATATAGAGACGTCGCAAATAGACGAGCATTTGGCCAAGATTAAGAGCCAGTTTCCCAGCGAAGAGATGTTCCAGCAGCTTTTGGCGCAACAGAACTTAACGGAAGAAGATCTGAGACACTATATTCTGTTCCAGTTGACAGAAGATGCCCTGTATAAGGCTGTTACTGGAGACGTAAGTGTGAGTGAGGAAGAAGTCAAAGATTATTTTGAAAAGAATAAAGAAGATTTGGTTTCTGTCAAAGTCAGCCATATTTTAATTAAGGCTCAAGAGGGACAGGTTAGCGAAGAAGAACTGGCCAAGGCCGAAGAGAAAGCCAAGGAAATTATTGAGGAACTCAATAACGGAGCTGATTTTGCAGAACTGGCCAAGAGCAAGTCTGAAGATGAGAAATCTAAAGAGGCTGGCGGCTTGATAGATATATACTTTACCAGAAACGATACTAGGCTGGTTAGGGAATTTGTGGAAGGGGCTTTCCTTTTAGCCGAGGAAGGAGATTTTAGTAAAGAACCGGTGCAGAGCCCCTATGGGTATCACATCATAAAACTGGAAGATAAGAAAGATACTTTAGAAGAATTGGAAGGGGATATTGAAACTCGTCTTTTGGCCCAAAAGAAAAATGAAGTATTCAACGAGTTTTATGAGAAGTTGCAGAAAGAGGCGGAAATAGAGAAAAATTTAGAGTAAGTCGAAGAAGTTCCTGGTCAGACTGATGTAACCAGGAACTTTTTTGTTAGCTCAATGGAAAATAATGAATAATTGCACTTAAAGCGCTATATACTAAGAGTGAAAAACAGGTAAACGTTTCAACTTCATGTTTTTTTAAGAAGGAGGGAAAACGGGTAATGAAGGCAACAGGGATCGTACGGCGAATTGATGATCTGGGTAGAGTAGTTATTCCTAAAGAGATACGCAGAACCTTAAGGATTCGAGAAGGAGACCCGTTGGAAATTTTTGTAGATCGTGAAGGAGAAGTGATTTTGAAAAAATACTCTCCTATCGGTGAGTTAGGTGATTTTGCTAAAGAATATGCAGATTCACTGTATGAAGCAATAGGGCATATCGCGTTGATAGCTGATCGGGACAACATCATTGCTGTAGCGGGTGCGTCGAAAAAAGAGTTTTTGAACAAGCCTATCGGGGCTGCGGTTGAAAAAGTTATGGAGGACCGTAAAGCGGTAATTATTAATGACCCTGGCGAGCATGCTTATTGTCGCGGGTGCCTAATCGAAAACGAAGAGGATAGTTGTAAGTTTACAGCGGAGGTTATAGCACCCATTATTGCCGAGGGGGATCCCATTGGGGCTGTTATCTTATGTTCCAGAGATCCTAACGTTAAAATGGGAGAAATGGAACTGAAACTGGCGGAAACGGCAGCAGGCTTTTTGGCCAAACAAATGGAACAATAAACAGTGGCGCTTAGCGCCGCTTTTTTTGTTATGTAATGCCCCTTGCTAACCTTTGGTGTTGCTGTTAAAATGAGGGCGAAAGTTAAGAACGGGTAGTTTGAGGAGGTAAAAATGAAAAAAGTAATCCAAGTTGTTGGATTGGGACCGGGAGCACCTGAACAGCTTCCGCTAGGAGTACTTAAGATATTAAGAAGCGGCGCCGAAGTTTTCCTACGTACGGAAAAACATCCTACGGTGAATTTTTTGCGCCAAGAAGGAATTCCTTTTTCCACTTTCGATTATTTGTATGAAACTAAAAAAACTTTCGAGGAGATTTATTCTTCTATTGTCTCCTTGCTGCTGGAACGAGTCCTGGTAGTATCGGCAGGCGAGATTGTTTATGCCGTACCGGGTAATCCTCTCGTGGCCGAAAAATCGGTCGAACTCCTCATGCAGGAAGCGCGCCGGAAGAAAATTGAAGTGTTCGTGACCCCAGCAATGGGTTTTGTAGAGGCAGTTTGTTCGGCTCTAAAAATCGACCCTATAGGAGGTATAAAAGTTTTAGACGGCTTGGCTTTGAAACCGCAAGATCTGGATCCTACGAGCGGCCTGCTTATTGCTCAGGTATACAGCCGGCACGTAGCCTCAGAGGTCAAACTAACTCTTATGGAAGTATTTTCAGATGAATGCAGGATTAAGGTGGTTAAGGCAGCGGGGATTCCAGGAGATGAAAAAATAGAGGAGATTCCGTTGTATGAATTGGACAGGCTGCCGTGGATTGACTATCTCACTACGGTGTATGTTCCCCCTGCTCGGGAAAAAATAAAACCCAGAACTGTTTATCCCTTAGATTCTTTGGTGGAAGTTATGGCCCGTCTGCGTAGTGAGGACGGTTGTCCCTGGGATCGAGCCCAGACACACGAATCTCTTAAACGCTATTTAATTGAGGAAACTTACGAAGTTATAGAGGCTATCGAAGAAGAGAATATGCATAAATTATGTGAGGAATTGGGAGACTTACTACTGCAAATAGTTTTCCATACCCAACTGGCGACGGAAAGAGATTTTTTTGATATTAATGATGTTATCAGAGGAATTGTAGCTAAGATGATTCGCCGGCATCCCCACGTTTTTGGAGATGTGAAGGCGGACACTCCTGATGAAGTAAGACGCAACTGGGAAAATATCAAACAGGAAGAACGTGGCCCAGAAAAAAATAATTTTATCCTTAATGTTCCCCGAGGATTACC from Calderihabitans maritimus includes:
- the spoVT gene encoding stage V sporulation protein T → MKATGIVRRIDDLGRVVIPKEIRRTLRIREGDPLEIFVDREGEVILKKYSPIGELGDFAKEYADSLYEAIGHIALIADRDNIIAVAGASKKEFLNKPIGAAVEKVMEDRKAVIINDPGEHAYCRGCLIENEEDSCKFTAEVIAPIIAEGDPIGAVILCSRDPNVKMGEMELKLAETAAGFLAKQMEQ
- the mazG gene encoding nucleoside triphosphate pyrophosphohydrolase, which gives rise to MKKVIQVVGLGPGAPEQLPLGVLKILRSGAEVFLRTEKHPTVNFLRQEGIPFSTFDYLYETKKTFEEIYSSIVSLLLERVLVVSAGEIVYAVPGNPLVAEKSVELLMQEARRKKIEVFVTPAMGFVEAVCSALKIDPIGGIKVLDGLALKPQDLDPTSGLLIAQVYSRHVASEVKLTLMEVFSDECRIKVVKAAGIPGDEKIEEIPLYELDRLPWIDYLTTVYVPPAREKIKPRTVYPLDSLVEVMARLRSEDGCPWDRAQTHESLKRYLIEETYEVIEAIEEENMHKLCEELGDLLLQIVFHTQLATERDFFDINDVIRGIVAKMIRRHPHVFGDVKADTPDEVRRNWENIKQEERGPEKNNFILNVPRGLPALIRAEKVQNKAAKVGFDWPDVEGVWKKIEEEIEEFKEAINSGDRKKIYHELGDLLFAVVNAARFLAVDPEEALHSTTKRFIQRFSYMEEQARRRGKRLENMTLEEMDALWEEAKRNQGFSTKNSHKILV
- a CDS encoding peptidylprolyl isomerase, which translates into the protein MHRRILLIGALIMVVIFAVSGCGKSNVVATVNGEQITRDELDERVEKLKGMSGHQGASLEGEAGEKFIAALEKQALDQLIQELLIFQEAKKQGINIETSQIDEHLAKIKSQFPSEEMFQQLLAQQNLTEEDLRHYILFQLTEDALYKAVTGDVSVSEEEVKDYFEKNKEDLVSVKVSHILIKAQEGQVSEEELAKAEEKAKEIIEELNNGADFAELAKSKSEDEKSKEAGGLIDIYFTRNDTRLVREFVEGAFLLAEEGDFSKEPVQSPYGYHIIKLEDKKDTLEELEGDIETRLLAQKKNEVFNEFYEKLQKEAEIEKNLE